GGCGCACGGATCTTGCCGAGGCGCTGCAGCTTGATCTTGACGGCCACGGGTGTGGGTACTCCTCGTTGCTCTCTGGTGCGGTGCGGGCGCACGCCGGACCCCGTGGGGACAGGGCTGCGGGCACCCGAAGGTCAGGAGCTCCCGCACGGTGAGAGGGTCCGGCGGAAGCGGGCAGTGCACCATTCTGCCAGACGATGCGCGCGGGCCTGCGCAGACCCCGGCCGCGGCACCGGGAAGCCGGGTCAGAACCGGGCCACGCCGAGCGCGCCGAGCAGGATCGCCACCGCGGGCAGGAAGTTGTTCACCGCGTGGGCCACGACCCCGCCCGCGAGCCGTCCGGTGACGAGCCGGGCCAGCCCGATCGGGACCGCGATGACCAGCAGCAGCGTGGTGCGCAGCGGCTCCAGGTGGCTGGCCGCGAACACCGCCGTGGACAGCAGGAACGCGGCGAAGCGCCCCCACCGCTCGCTGCTCCACTTCAGGCGCTCGACCGCGCCCCAGAGCAGCCCGCGGTAGATGATCTCCTCGCAGATCGGGCCGAGCAGCCAGAGGTAGGCGAACATCACCACGGCCGCGGGCACGGACATCTTCCGGTCGTCCACCAGCGCGCTGATCGCCGAGGTCGCGTCGGCGGAGCCGACCACCCGGGTCCACAGGTAGGCACCGAGCGAGGTGAGCACGAGGCCGAGCAGGCCGAACTTGAGCCCGGTCTTCACGTCCGCCCAGCACCAGCGCAGCCGCAGGTCCAGCACCGGGCCGTTCCCGCGCACGACGGTGATCAGCAGCGCGACCCCGGCCGCGATCATGGTGGGCAGCATGGTGCCCAGCAGCACCGAGCTGATCGGCAGCGGCTTTCCGGGCGGGGGATCGCCGGCGAGCACGCTGACGAACGCGGCCGAGGCGAGCAGGACCGCCTCGACGAGCAGGAACGCTCCGAACCCCCAGCGCGGCGCGGGCGGTCCGGCGGGCTCGGCCACCGTGTCCTCCCCCGCGATCGGAGGGCCGCCCGGGAGGGGTTCCCGGTGCTGGGAAGTCGTCACGCCGCTCCTCCGGTGCTCGCGCGGATCACCGGTCGAGCCTAACCGCCCGGACGACTTCGTACAGTACTCGAATGATCACGCGGACGATCAAGGTCCGTCGGCGTCGGCAAGTCGCGTTGCACAGACCGCAGAGGTCCGTGAAGGGGTCCTTCATGGACTCTGAGTCCGTGAAGGACCCCTTCACGGACCCGAAAACGGTCCGGCACACACCACGAGGTGGGCGCGCGTCTCGCACCGTCGATGATGACGCGGCAGCCACGGCTCTCTGCTGATCACCGGCCCTCGACATTGCCGGGGTCCTGATCAGTGTCCGGTGAACAGAAGGACCGCGGGCGGCAGGTTGTTCGTGGCGTGGGCGATCACGCTCGCCGCGGTGCGGCCGGAGCGACAGCGCGCCACCCCCAGGACCAGCCCCTGCCCGAACAGCGCGATCACGCGGGTGGATTCGCCGTGTATCACGGCGAAGACGAGCGCGGTGAGCGCCAGCACCACCCACGGCGGCACGCGGTGGTGCTCCAGACCGTTCCACAGTGCCCCGCGGACGAGCAGTTCTTCGGTGATCGGGACGGCTATCACCAGCGCCGCCGCAGCTGCCGCGAGCCAGAGATAGCTGCCCT
This Amycolatopsis sulphurea DNA region includes the following protein-coding sequences:
- a CDS encoding CPBP family intramembrane glutamic endopeptidase codes for the protein MTTSQHREPLPGGPPIAGEDTVAEPAGPPAPRWGFGAFLLVEAVLLASAAFVSVLAGDPPPGKPLPISSVLLGTMLPTMIAAGVALLITVVRGNGPVLDLRLRWCWADVKTGLKFGLLGLVLTSLGAYLWTRVVGSADATSAISALVDDRKMSVPAAVVMFAYLWLLGPICEEIIYRGLLWGAVERLKWSSERWGRFAAFLLSTAVFAASHLEPLRTTLLLVIAVPIGLARLVTGRLAGGVVAHAVNNFLPAVAILLGALGVARF